A window of the Rhizobium viscosum genome harbors these coding sequences:
- a CDS encoding ABC transporter permease: protein MARYFLLRLADAIPTIWLVLTLVFIAMRILPGDPAIAALGDMALPEQLAAFRHKMGLDVPLWQQYINFLIGVLSLDFGQSYMNGEPVLNLIAANLPYTIELTVAAMVIGVGAGVPLGVLAATHRDRLPDSGMRLFSLLGYAIPDFYLGALLLIGFALNLGWFPINGGGDGFVDRMYHIALPALTLALVKAAFIGRLTRTALLETLGKDYVRTARAKGAREPRVIYRHGLRNALLPLSTGMGLSLLATLSGSVAVELVFNRPGLGRMLIQAINERDYGIIQGGVVVFALLVLLINLVMDLLYIVIDPRIRVK, encoded by the coding sequence ATGGCTAGATATTTTCTCCTCCGGCTGGCGGATGCCATTCCGACAATCTGGCTGGTCCTGACGCTCGTGTTCATCGCGATGCGGATCCTGCCCGGTGATCCGGCGATTGCTGCTCTGGGAGACATGGCTCTCCCGGAGCAGCTCGCCGCCTTCCGCCACAAGATGGGGCTCGATGTGCCGCTCTGGCAGCAGTACATAAATTTTTTGATCGGCGTGCTCAGCCTCGATTTCGGCCAGTCATACATGAATGGCGAGCCGGTGCTGAACCTGATCGCTGCCAATCTGCCCTATACGATCGAACTCACCGTTGCAGCGATGGTCATCGGCGTCGGTGCTGGTGTACCCCTCGGCGTGCTTGCGGCGACCCATCGCGACCGGCTGCCGGATTCCGGCATGCGTCTCTTTTCGCTGCTCGGCTATGCCATTCCGGATTTCTATCTCGGCGCATTGCTGCTGATCGGCTTTGCGCTGAACCTCGGCTGGTTCCCGATCAATGGCGGTGGCGATGGTTTCGTGGACCGCATGTATCATATCGCCCTTCCGGCGCTGACTCTCGCACTCGTCAAGGCCGCTTTCATCGGCCGGTTGACGCGGACGGCGCTTCTGGAAACGCTTGGCAAGGATTACGTCCGCACCGCCCGCGCCAAGGGTGCTCGCGAACCTCGTGTCATCTATCGCCACGGTCTGCGCAATGCGCTGTTGCCGCTGTCGACCGGCATGGGTCTCAGTCTGCTTGCCACGCTGTCTGGCTCGGTCGCCGTCGAGCTGGTCTTCAATCGGCCCGGCCTCGGACGCATGCTCATCCAGGCGATCAACGAGCGTGACTACGGCATCATCCAGGGCGGCGTCGTTGTCTTCGCGCTCCTCGTCCTTCTCATCAATCTGGTGATGGATCTCCTCTACATCGTCATCGATCCTCGCATCCGGGTGAAATAA
- a CDS encoding ABC transporter permease encodes MSIITQTPVSSLQPSEQPLLAPAPSLLSLLSRTLLHRPSTLFALAIALIFFVIAVFAPMLAPYDPLAQSILSINKAPSAAHWLGTDQFGRDVLSRMVHGSRNSLLFGLISPALAALLGTALGVTAGYFGGLIDRIISRFIDLLLAFPELLLAIIIAAVLGGAFWNIIAVITVAFIPGFARVARASTLSVKQEPYVEAAIAVGVRTPVIIFRHIIPNIAAPIVVLMTLWVASAIRLEASLSFLGIGTRAPNPSWGNIIRDGLNNLFGSPWPIIAAGFAITCVVLSFNLIGDAVRDMLDPETSQ; translated from the coding sequence ATGAGCATCATCACTCAAACGCCGGTGTCTTCCTTGCAGCCCTCCGAGCAGCCCTTGCTGGCACCTGCGCCCAGCCTGTTGTCGCTTCTGTCCCGAACCCTTCTGCACCGACCCTCGACCCTCTTTGCACTGGCGATCGCGCTCATCTTCTTCGTGATTGCGGTCTTTGCGCCGATGCTTGCGCCGTATGATCCGCTGGCCCAAAGCATCCTCTCAATCAACAAGGCGCCATCGGCCGCGCATTGGCTGGGTACAGACCAGTTCGGGCGGGACGTTCTCTCGCGCATGGTCCACGGTTCGCGCAACTCGCTTCTCTTCGGCCTGATCTCGCCGGCGCTGGCAGCTCTGCTCGGCACGGCGCTCGGCGTGACCGCCGGCTATTTCGGCGGGCTGATCGATCGCATCATCAGCCGGTTCATCGACCTGCTGCTCGCCTTTCCGGAACTGCTGCTCGCAATCATCATCGCGGCCGTGCTCGGTGGCGCCTTCTGGAACATCATCGCCGTCATCACGGTCGCCTTCATTCCCGGTTTCGCCCGTGTCGCTCGCGCCTCGACGCTATCGGTCAAGCAGGAGCCCTATGTGGAAGCGGCAATCGCCGTCGGCGTGCGCACGCCCGTCATCATCTTCCGCCATATCATTCCGAATATCGCAGCCCCCATCGTCGTGCTGATGACGCTCTGGGTGGCCTCCGCCATCCGTCTCGAAGCGTCGCTGAGCTTCCTCGGCATAGGCACCCGTGCGCCCAATCCGAGCTGGGGCAACATTATCCGCGATGGCCTCAACAACCTCTTCGGCTCGCCCTGGCCGATCATTGCCGCCGGCTTCGCCATCACCTGCGTGGTCTTGTCCTTCAACCTGATCGGCGATGCGGTGCGCGATATGCTGGACCCGGAGACGAGCCAATGA
- a CDS encoding ABC transporter ATP-binding protein → MTSKPLTPLLKVEGLAVEFGPKDSPIRVVNGVSFEIEAGGSVGIVGESGSGKSITSLAIMGLIPDPPGRIGQGRIEFEGVNLLDLPKTKLPEIRGRDIAMIFQEPMSSLNPVMTIGDQIGEAIKLHERMSREQRRARIVELLKLVGIPNPEGRLDAYPHQFSGGMRQRVMIAMAVACNPKLLIADEPTTALDVTIQAQVLDLMAKVRKTLNTAVLLISHDLGVIAEVCDRVIVMYAGRVVEDADVRSIFRNPSHPYTRGLLQSIPRLDDERSRLYQIPGSVPLAGTVKQGCPFYARCADRTDRCAADMPPMFTVSERHKAACWVTAGATA, encoded by the coding sequence ATGACGTCCAAACCACTGACACCATTGCTTAAGGTTGAAGGCCTCGCCGTCGAATTCGGCCCGAAGGATTCTCCGATCCGCGTCGTGAACGGCGTCTCTTTCGAGATCGAGGCCGGTGGTTCGGTCGGCATCGTCGGAGAATCCGGTTCGGGCAAGTCGATCACGTCGCTTGCAATCATGGGGTTGATCCCCGATCCGCCCGGCCGCATTGGGCAGGGGCGCATCGAGTTCGAAGGTGTCAACCTTCTCGATCTGCCGAAGACGAAATTGCCGGAGATCCGCGGCCGCGATATCGCGATGATCTTTCAGGAACCAATGAGTTCTCTGAACCCGGTCATGACGATCGGCGATCAGATCGGTGAGGCGATCAAGCTGCATGAGAGGATGAGCCGCGAACAGCGTCGCGCCCGCATCGTCGAACTCCTGAAGCTTGTTGGTATCCCGAATCCGGAAGGACGTCTCGATGCCTATCCGCACCAGTTCTCAGGCGGCATGCGCCAGCGTGTGATGATCGCCATGGCGGTTGCCTGCAATCCGAAACTTTTGATTGCCGACGAGCCGACGACGGCCCTCGACGTAACCATCCAGGCCCAGGTTCTCGACCTGATGGCGAAGGTACGCAAGACGCTGAATACCGCCGTGCTTTTGATCTCGCACGATCTCGGCGTCATTGCCGAAGTCTGCGACCGGGTGATCGTCATGTATGCCGGCCGGGTCGTCGAGGATGCGGATGTCCGCTCGATCTTCAGAAACCCGAGCCACCCCTATACGCGCGGCCTGCTGCAATCGATCCCGCGGCTCGATGACGAGCGCTCGCGTCTCTATCAGATCCCGGGTTCCGTACCTCTTGCCGGCACCGTCAAGCAGGGCTGTCCCTTCTATGCTCGCTGCGCCGACCGGACCGACAGATGCGCGGCCGACATGCCGCCCATGTTCACCGTTTCAGAACGCCACAAGGCGGCCTGCTGGGTCACCGCCGGAGCAACAGCATGA
- a CDS encoding ABC transporter ATP-binding protein, with protein sequence MTEMSRVDDLLTVRNLGKTFSDAGGLSFTSSSSGVRAVDGASFSVKAGETLALVGESGCGKSTLGRLLLRLIQPTDGEVLFEGRDITSLSAAEMRMMRAKMQMVFQDPYGSLSPRRSIAQIISEPLEVFGIAKSARQRRERVAELLTQVGLSPSFMDRYPRQFSGGQRQRIGIARAISVNPQFIVADEPVSALDVSVQAQIVNLLQDLQAERKFSYLFIAHDLAVVRHIADRVAVMYLGRIVEIGPKKSVYSMPQHPYTQALLSAAPEPDPDRKASRIVLQGDVPSPSRVPPGCSFHTRCPIAKDICKLDRPGLREVSPNQFSACHFATPNPLTQAG encoded by the coding sequence ATGACAGAGATGAGTAGGGTCGACGACCTGTTGACCGTCCGCAACCTCGGTAAAACCTTTTCGGATGCGGGCGGCCTGTCCTTCACAAGCTCTTCCTCGGGCGTGCGTGCTGTGGACGGCGCATCCTTTTCCGTCAAGGCCGGCGAGACATTGGCGCTTGTCGGAGAATCCGGGTGCGGCAAGTCCACGCTCGGTCGGCTTCTGCTACGGCTGATCCAGCCGACCGATGGCGAAGTGCTGTTCGAAGGGCGTGATATCACCTCCCTCAGCGCGGCCGAAATGCGCATGATGCGCGCCAAGATGCAGATGGTCTTTCAGGACCCCTATGGCTCGCTCAGCCCGCGTCGTTCGATCGCGCAGATCATTTCCGAGCCGCTCGAAGTTTTCGGGATAGCGAAATCGGCAAGGCAGCGGCGCGAACGCGTGGCGGAATTGCTGACGCAGGTCGGCCTGTCGCCGAGCTTCATGGACCGCTATCCGCGCCAGTTCTCCGGCGGCCAGCGCCAGCGCATCGGCATTGCCCGCGCCATATCGGTCAATCCGCAATTCATCGTCGCCGACGAGCCGGTCTCCGCGCTCGATGTCTCAGTGCAGGCGCAAATCGTCAATCTGCTGCAGGATCTGCAGGCCGAACGGAAGTTCTCCTATCTCTTCATCGCCCATGATCTGGCGGTCGTCCGGCATATCGCCGACCGTGTGGCGGTGATGTATCTCGGCAGGATCGTCGAGATCGGACCGAAAAAGTCCGTCTATTCCATGCCGCAGCATCCCTATACGCAGGCGCTGCTATCGGCAGCACCTGAGCCCGATCCGGACCGCAAGGCAAGCCGCATCGTACTTCAGGGCGACGTTCCAAGTCCGTCCCGCGTTCCGCCGGGCTGCAGCTTCCATACGCGCTGCCCGATTGCAAAAGACATCTGCAAGCTCGATCGGCCGGGCTTGCGCGAAGTCTCGCCGAACCAGTTCTCGGCCTGCCATTTCGCCACGCCCAATCCGCTGACGCAGGCAGGTTGA